The Tripterygium wilfordii isolate XIE 37 chromosome 21, ASM1340144v1, whole genome shotgun sequence genome segment TACCTGACTCTGAGGGTTCAATAGAGGCCCACATCATTGAAGCAGGACAAACATTTCACTTACTTAAGGATGTACCTTCCTTAATTGCTGAAAACATTGGAAGTTGCTTAACAGAAGCTTTTAATCCACTTGGAATCAGTGATTAGAACTCAGTGTTCTGGGTTCCTCACCCGGGTGGCAGTAAGATCTTAAACAAGATTGACTCCGAACTCAGACTGAAAGAAGATAAACTCAGGAAGTCGTTACGTTTTAAGTGAGTATGGTAACATGTCAAGTGCATGTGTGTTCTTCATCTTGGATGAGATGAGAAAGAGGTCTGCGGATGAAGGGAAGGCCACCACTGGGGAAGGGATGGAATGGGGTTTTGTTTGGGTTTGGTCCGGGTCTTACAGTtgagaccgttgtacttcacagTGCGACCATCTGCTCATCAGAGTCTGAACCACATTATCATGAAATCAAGTGATATAGTATCGAAATATGGGGGTGCTACTGTTACTGATTAATAAGTGTTTCTGAGTCTCTTTTAAAGTCCTAATTGTATGTTGTTTAGATGTGCTATATTAATTCACAGCTTATCACTTTGTGTACAAAAATCCACAAATAAACGAATTGTAAAACATGTTGTCCTATGGACCAacagttttcttttccttttaaatgtctGGACATGCTAAATTGCTAATGCCTCCCCTCCATATTTCTCTAAAGTGGTTAAATATTTCAACTATAGGCATAAATATTCTTATAGCTCTTAAAtgaatctatggagagattcaGATAAATAATATTTACTTACCAGCTCTTTTATCTTGTAAGAATGAACCGGGACATTTGGATGCCTTGCTCAATGGAGATCAACGTCATCCTTAGAGCTCTGCTCCAGATGCTTCTGGTTGATACTTTCTGAAATGCAATGCTACACTCTTAGGTACAATGTGAGCAACCCtggaaaaaaattgaatcaCAAATAAATGGTATAGCAATCATATCATCTATTCAGAATCAAAGGATGTGCACATCATCAGTAAGAGAAACACACCTTCATTCTATTGaagcaaaccaaaaaaaaattctcatcaGGCGCAGGAGATATAGTACATCTCAATTATAGGCCATGATGGCGTAAAAAAATGTTACATCACTTCAGCAAGCATTTAGCTGTTAATCATCTCTGTTAGGAAATTTTGACACATGCCACTGAGTTGTCAGACTGACCATGatctgaaaggaaaaaaaaaaaaaaccaactgtGCACCTAATTTGTGTCAGATTTCTCTTCTTGGAGCCAATGGACACCCATTTGACATATGCTATCGGAGAGCTGAAGTGCTGCTTCCCATTTGTTAACTTTGATCAATCCTTTGATAAGGTGAAAAAATGTACTCAACTCAGGAACCCCACCCTTATGAATCATGTCTGCATACAACTCAAAAGCTTTGTCTACCTTATTTGCAAGGCAGAGACTCTCAATTAACAAAACATATGTATTCCTGCTGGTGGCAGAAAATTGCGGTAATTGTGCTATCTCTTCAAGCAGTTCCAGAGCCTCATCCAGTCTTCCAGCTTTTACAAAACTATCAATCATAACTCTATAGACTGGGATAATTGGCACTGAATCATCTTTCGTCATCTCATCTAACAGCCCGAGAGAAGTAATGAACTCGCTGCTGAAACCTTCAATGACTTTTCGATAGCTTGCCATATGCCTAGGCCAGTACGTATGCTTCATCTCTTCCAAAAGTTTATAAGCATCATCAAAAAGACCACCAGCACAACAATGATGTATTAATACTCTATAGGTCACATAATTTGGTGCACAACCCCTGGAACACATTTGTTCCAGAAGCTCAAGACATTTGGCTACTTTACCTGCTTTGCCAAATCCATCTATCATTGCAGTATATGTCACAACATTAGGACAGCAACCCTTTTCTTCCATCAACTGCATAAGTCTAAAGGCTTCATCTGTTTTACCAACTTTACAAAGGCCGTCAATCATCTCTGTGTAGATAACAACATTAGGAGCACATGAGTTTTCCAGCATTTTTGACAGGACTTTCAGAACAAGATCTAGCCTTTTATCCTTAAATAACCTGTCAATCAATGAGCTATAAGTATACACATTCGGGCTATACCCACGATCTGACATTTTGGCAAACACTTCTTGTGCTTCATCTAGCTTCCCAACCTTGCAAAATCCATCTATAAGAGCATCATATACAATATGGTTCGGCTCGCAACCTTCCACTGACATGGCATCCAATAAGTTGCATGCCTCTTTGACCTTGTGAGCCTTGCATAAGCCGTTGACCAATGCCCCATATGTAAAAACATTTGGTTCTTTTCTGTCATCGTCAGTATCCCTAAAATACATATCTACATCTGAGATATCAGCACCTCTCATTCTGGCATAAATCTGGCAAGCTTTCTCAACCTCTCCAGCCTTGAAATGACCATCAATTAGAGCTGTATATGTAACAATATTAGGAAAGCAACCTTCAGATAACATCATCTCAAATACCTCATTTGCATTTGACAGCTTCCTTGCTTTAAGGTAAGCATGAATGAGAGCAGTATAAGTAACCACGGTTGGTGAACAACCATCTCTTACCATTTCGTCAAACCAGTTGCGAGCCTGTTCTATTAGACCAGCTTTACAGAAACTGTCAATCAATATTGTATATGTATAGACATCAGGAACAACACCAttccttttcatttcttcaaacaaTAGAAAAGCCTTTTCTACTTTTGAGGCATTACATAGATAACCAATCACATTGGTGTATGTACAAGTATCAGGTTTAAAACCCTTCATCATCATTTCACAAATAATGTTATACGCTTTCTGAAATCTTCCAGCACTACAAAGACATCGAGCGAAATTGCTGACATTAATCTTGTTTAGTACAAAACCTGCATCAAACATTTCACTGTAAGCTGTCTCagccaattccaatgcatcagaACTAGGTAACTCCACATTGCCACATATTCCACCAATCAAGATATTGTAAGGGACATAACCAGGCTGGCAACCACATGTAACCATTTTCTTAAGCACCTTATAGGCGTAGGAGTAGTCTCCAGCTTTGCAATACGCATGAATGAGAGAATTAAATATCTTAGGAGCAGGATAACAGCCTTCTGTAATCATCATATTAAGAATCCTCTTACACCTACCAAGCTGTCTTTTTCTCAAACATCCACAAAGTAAAATCCTGTAAGTTATGCCATTAGGTATGCAAGAACTAGCCCGCATCCTAATTAAAAAATCCATGGCTTCTTCAAAAAGCGAAGCTTCACATAACCCAGATATCATGTGTGTATAAATAATTGTATCCAGAAcaaattcttctttttcaatcaGTGTGAGGGCTTCCCTCCACTGCCCTGCCTTGCAAAGGGAATTCACATAACTACCTAGTGTAGCAGCATCCATCCTAAATCCTGCATCCGACATTTCCCTATAAACCAAATGAGCAGTATCTAATCGGTTGGCTTTCAGAAACACTTTAACAAGAGCATTATAGGTCAATCTAGAGGGCCTATACCCGAAATCCTTAAGCCTCCCTAGCTCCTCCAATGCCACATTCCACAACCCCTTTCTGCAACATTTCTGTATCAAAATATTAAGCAACTTCCGCAGCACTTCCTTATCTTCTCCCTTAATTTCTTGCAAAAATGGTTCCGGCACTCTATCGTCATTATCACATTCTAGTCTATCCAACAATGCACTATAGACAGGCATTGTGTGAGCATACCCAATTTGCCTACCCGCCCATATAAAGAACTTGACACCCAATTCTGGGTTTTTAACTATATTCAATACCTCAATCACAATATTTGCACTCAATTTCTCCCTAAATTGCCTAAGAAATTTATGGGTTTTGCTACCAAACCCGTCATCACTACTCACGACACCGTTTGCAATCAAAAGAGCATCATTAGAGAACTTACCAACCTCAAACTTTTGCGACCCAGAACCAGCATCAGTAGTATCCGACAAAGAATCAGACAACAAGGCAAATTCCTCGCTAGAAAATGACTCGACTGGCGAATTCTCAATCCAAGCTAGATAGTCCGCATCAACCAATCCTTCAAGATTGTCCGGTGGTGAAGGAGTGGTGGCGAATCTGGATACCAAAGAGAAGAGACCTTGGCGGGAAGCACTGAAAAGCTTTGAAGGAGTTTTTGAAGGAATAATGAGGTTGGGTCGAAGACATGATGAGAGGGTTGGGATTGAGTGAGAGAGAAGGGCCTTCAAGGCTCTCTTGCTCATTGATGTGAAATATTTGGAATTTGCGAGCGACGGGTTTTGTTTTGGGGTTTATTGATTGTTGAAGGAGCTCTCagaatttatttttatgaaattaaataaatacCCGTATAATATTATCATTGTTTTTATAATGGAATACCCGGATAATTGTTACCTATAATCAtcattattataaaaattaaatactaCTATAACtatttaaaatatctaaaaaaaatataactatGTAAAATCATGCATTATATAAACTGTTAACAGCAAGTAATATGAATCTTTAAAAACAATCATTAGTTTCCGTTTTGGGATTTAACAAGCCGTAGAATACAATTTCTCCTATACCTTGTTGAAGGGTGATGTTTTGAGATTGTGACTGCTTTGAACCATACGGTTACTCCCTCAGATTCTAAGATTTTATATACCCCTCTGTTTGTATAATACAGTGATAATTGCTCCATCATTTCAGCAAGCATTGAGCTGCTGTTGATCATCTCTGTTTGGCAATCTTGACACAGGCCACTGAGTTGTCAAACTGATCAtgatctgaaaaaaaaaaggaaaaaaaaactctgtGCAGCTAATTTGTATCACATTTCTGTTCTTCTTGGAGCCAATGGACACCCATTTGACATATGCTATCTGAGAGCAAAATTAGGTTTGCATTTGCATAAATATGGTGTAGTACATTAATCCAGTTAATTATATAGGGACTAATCTAACAACAGGCTTCACTTCTGCTTGGTTTTGTGAACATAGCTTCCAAGGGTTTCTGGTTTTGGTTGTGGCACCAATACTTTCAATTATCACTACCCTGTCAAGAAATACGCAGTTTTGATCAAACATTAAATTAGATTGTCAAGAGAATATGAATTCTTTTCACTAAAATCGACCAATACCAATTATGGTAGTTGTGTGCAGCAGGTGTTCGACAAAATGCCACACCAAGTTTGCATCAGTTTGCCAATTCTAGAGAAGAATGCTATTGGCAATTATAACTCTGTATAGCCTAAATGAAGTAGCAAGGGCATCAATGactgacaaaaataaaaatgttctCTACTAACCAATACTATATAGAAACTATCAATGCCATTGCCAAGGCTGCGGCAAGCACACCATATCCTGTGCCCATCCAATAATGTCCTATATACGCACAAGACTATTATGTagataagcaaaaaaaaaaaaaatgcaatagcTGCACTAAACCAAAATACCACCACTTGAAGAATGAGCTCTTGGCTTCCTTTTCTTCTGgtttgtcttcatcaaacagaTCTGCTGCAAATGTCTGCACACATGCCACCTTCTCCGACAGATATTATGTAAAGTGCTGCAAAGAACACTGATTTACGATAATGTCAAGGGATCGCAGAAACTGATGATGTTAATATAGCAAATCCCTGCTTGAACACAGAAACAAAAtctcaaatcaaaatcaaattccaTCCAATAAAATAATATGTCATTGTTGAATAATAAGGTTTGATAAAAGGGATAAGGCAGGAGCTGTTTTGTGTATCAGAAGTAAAGTCTGACATAGGGGGTTTGGTGGGGAGGTGTCTAAGATGAATTCTTTTAATGTCAGGAGTGAGATTGCTCTCGGGGATATACAAGGTAATACGAGTGTTGGGTAAATCTAAAATGGTTTACAATATGATCAGATGTTGAAGTGGTAAGAGACCAAAAGTTGATGTCGATATGATGAGTAAGTGGATGCCGAGGTTACGAAGAGGTCGAGGACGAGGTTATGAAAGGTCGATGTCGAGGTTACAAGGAAGCCGACGTCGAGGTTATAAGATATACTACCATACCTTATATCCAAATAAGTATGAGTAAAAGCGCTCCCTTCCATAACTTCCCTCACCTAACTATCCATCTCTTAACTCTATTTATCCTTATAGTGTTTGGACATATTCTAAACTATGGTTAATTTCTAACTATGAATGTGGTAGAGTTTTGGAGGTTGAAATGACCACTATGAACATTGGTTTTTTTCCCCTGAGATAATAAAGTTCCAAAATTTGTTATTATGACTTTCTCTaagaatgatatcaatttataccaatgagaggtgactcggttgataatcgattgggttagatatatgtgtcaaatgttcgattccaataaaaaacatatttgtgAATGAtatttccaaaatatcaatttaTTACCATTTAATAAACACAAAAGACATCCAACAGCTCCAAAAGTGTCACTAATGTCACCATCAAATTTGGGTAGATGGGGTCCTTAATTCCAAGCCGTTAGATTAAACCCATCCAGTGGTTGAAACACACTGGCACTAGAAGGTCGCCAGGACCTCCACCCTTTACggacttaaaataaaaaaacattttaattctattttcttttatttttacaaagcaaaaaaaaaaaaaaaaaactcaaaattggTGAAAGACCAAAAATATTTTCTGCATGCAACAGGCCCACTCTCTCTCTTCCgattcttgaatctctctccTTTTTCACTCCGAATcgtttggagagagagagagagcgctaAAAATCGCTGTCATTTTTGTACGGTCGATCCTCTTTCCTTCAAAAATTGTGTTCGCGCACAACGCTTTCTGACCTTTACTGAAGCCCATTTGGTTAGTCGTCTCTGTATTTGGAGGgtttaattttagggtttttggtcaCAATCGGCTAGTCAAAGCACGGAGATAGCAAGAATCGCTGGTGATTTTCCCTACTCTGAATctgcatttttgttttctttgtgtttGGGTTCTGAGAAAGTGAGGGAAAAGTGGAGCAAATTGTTTTAAAAGTCAGGTTTAATACTGGCCGAGTGTGTTTTTCAGTGCTCGATATTGAACATGCGTTACCAAACAGtagtttcttttgtttgtgaTTTTCTGTTGAAAATTGGGagatctattttttttgttcgaaatgggaagtttttcttttgttcgtGAGTTTCTCAGTTTTTCTGTGCCCTGTTTTATGTTCTTTATCTGGTACCTAACACGTTTTCGTGTGCCTTTGTTGTAGGGTGTGACTATTCTTGTTAGAAAATGGAAGAAAGTACTTCATCTTCTCTTTTGGAAGGGGCGATAACAGGAATCAAATTTGGTTTGGCAACACGGCAGGAAATAGTAAGTGGAGTTCTAGCTTCTGCATTGATGTGTGTATGTTGGAAAAATCAAAGAATTTTGTTGAGATGTGCATGTATGTTTATGCTGTGCTAGTTTCAACAATTTTGTAGTTTAAATGTTTAATTGCCCAAGTAATATTGACTAGGGATTCGCGGTTTTTTGTAGTTTACATTGTTTCTTGGTAAAGCAATTGTTGCTTGAGCCCTTCGAAACCTTCTAAAATAGGATTATAAAGACTGTTTTTGAAGCTGATTCAAATTTTATATGGGGAAATGTTAGACAGCGAGTATTTGGGGTTTGCTAGCAATTGTTGCTCTGTGAGTCTGTGACTCAGTGAAATAGGACTGCTTTTTCCCTTTTCACTCTTTTCTAGGATAGATTCACCTTGTGGTCCACTGAATGTGTTGATCAAATTTTATATAGAACATTTATAAAACATCATTTTCCATAAATAGTCCTCTCATTAAAAAGCTTAGAGGACCTTACGTCTACTCTGGATGTCATCTTTATTGTAGTATCTCTGCACTCTTGACCTCACTTCCATGAGGGGGTCCATATTGTATAACCATGTGATGGCACAGTTTATCTTGTATTTGGCAAATAAGCTGggattttttctttccaatgcTAAAATGAGCACTCTTTAGAGTCTACTCAAACTTTTCCATGGTCATTGATACTTGCTATAAGtggattgtatatttattgatttACGACTTCAACTAGTTTCTCAGTTGCTACTCAATTGCTACTATGCTAATATAACATATGGAACTTAAATTAGGAATTTCAGCAAATCCTCCCAAATGACAACTTTCCAGTAATAGTTTCATTTTCTGattgtttaaatattttaacTCGTGATTCCTTTACTAATTGTACATTGTTTAATAGTGTACAGCATCAATCAGTGACTGCCCTATCAGCCACTCTAGTCAATTATCGAACCCCTTCCTCGGGTTGCCCCTTGAATTTGGTAAATGTGAGTCTTGTGGCACTTCTGAACCAGGAAAATGTGAAGGTACACAATTTTTTATATTGGACTTGTAATTCACATCATTAATATACAAAAATTAGATAATCATACAATTGCATATATGATTACCTTTGGGAGTTCGTAATTTCTTCGATTTACTTCTTTCAGGTCATTTTGGGTATATCGAATTACCCATACCCATATATCATCCTAGTCATATCAGTGAACTAAAGAAGATGTTGAGCTTGTTGTGCTTGAAGTGCTTAAAGATCAGAAACAATAAGGTACTCACTAATTGGTTATTTCGTCTAGATTCCAGAAATGTCATTATAGTTTTAGATTCATCTTTTAATAGAGATGAaagtatcttttttattttttttcttcaacttcAGGTGAGGATAGATGGCCCAAGTAAGTTTAACATGGTTTTTCTAAGGTGGAAGAAAGGCAAGTGTTTAATGCCTCACCAGTGTAGGACGTGGCATATGAATATCAAATATTGTAATTGAATAGTATAAAAATGGCAAAAGTAGGTAAAAGAAAAATGGTAAACATAGGTAACCAGAATCTTTTTGAATGATGTacacaatgttgaccattgATCATCATATGATAGCATGAATTGCCATAAGACTTTGGGATCTGGAATTGAGCCTAAAAATGCCTAAGAAACTAAGAAAAAGTTTTATTGGAGGTGCAAGGATCTTTGTGAgtggaaaagaattttattaaGGCACCTGGTGGTGCAAGGACTAAGCTGCGATGCCCTGTCACTTTATTACAAATATCAGATATGTGGTAGTCTTTGCTTTTGGTGCTTGATCTATATGGTTTTGTTGTTTTCAGATAAAGAGTGATAGCATTAGTGGAAAATTGCTATCTTCATGCTGCGAGGTGGGTAAAAGACTCAATCTGTTCCCTTGCCTTTACATTGTTAAAGTTTTTATTGTACACCATGTAGCTGTCCCTTCTTCCTTTTGTaacttatttctttcttttttaatcttCTATTTTCCCCTCTTGAATTGGACATCATGCATGTTTTTAATAGATTTTATAAATCCACAGAACTACTCTTACTTCAAGTTGGTGTCTATACCTGTTATCAGATTTGGAAATTATTGTTGTTGGTGCATCGCAAAATTCAaggttgattattttttttccttttgttgttttAGGATGCTCCACAAATTTCCATCTGTGAAGTCAAAACGACAGATGGTTCTTATTTGGAACTGAAGTTACCGTCTAAGTCGAGATTAAAGGATGGATTCTGGAATTTCTTGGAGAAATACGGTTTCCGCTATGGTGACAACATCACTCGGGCATTGCTTCCTTGTGAGGTTAGTTTTCAATGTAATTGTGTTTTCGCGTGATCTTTGGTATTAGGGATTTTAGGATTGTCAATTACTGTGATGTTTAACTGCTTTTTATTTGtgaatcattttttttgttccttgCAATTTAGATGGTCTTCATATTTTGGTAATAGGTCTGTATGGTTTTTTACCGTGTTATTGAGTTAGTCATTATTGAATACAAAACCTATTTGCCATTCTTATCCTCATTTTCTGCTTTATGCTACAACTGTGTGAGATGCATAAGTTTGTGCGTTTCTATGTGTAAGCATTTGCGTATagctgtgttttttttgttagtcTAATTAGTTCAATGGTGTTTGCATCGTTCTCAAATACAGTGATGTTTCATTGACTGAATCCATCAGCTAGGGGGTTAGCCATTGCCTTCTGATGATAAAGTTATAGTGTTTTTATTTGATAACAGAACTCAAAGTAGTTATAGCAATGCCTTTATCCAGCTTCTGAGCTTGTAGACTTTATGAAAGCAATCATATCCTACAATAATTTAGATATCAgagatgctttggcattgcccCACTTTTTTATCTCTTCAATGTCGTTTTGGTAATGTTCTTATGAAGAAGTTTattcttcaatttatttttctttgggaCAACTTGTATTAGGTGATGGAAATTCTTAAAAGAATTCCAGAGGAAAGTCGAAAAAAACTAGTGGCGAAGGAGTTTTTCCCTCAAGAGGGATATGTCATGCAATACTTGCCTGTCCCTCCAAATTGTTTATCTTTGCCAGAGGTGACTGACGGTGCTATAGTGACGGCTTCGGTAAGCCAATTATCAGCTAATCAGCTTGCTTATCAATACAACAATGTATTTATCAGTTGACTTTATTTTGGTTTCTAACTCGGTGGTGCTTTTTAGGATCCATCTATATCAATGCTGAAGAAAGTCTTGAAGCAAGTTGAAATGATAAAAAGTTCGCGGTCTGGTACGCCAAACTTTGCGTCACATGAGGTTGAAGCTCATGATTTGCAATCAGCTGTTAATCAATATCTTCAAGTGCGGGGCACAGTGAAGACATCACGAGATCTGGATACAAGATTTGGGATTAACAAAGAATCGGATAATTCTTCAACCAAGGCCTGGCTGGAAAAAATGAGAACGTTGTTCATTAGAAAGGGTTCTGGGTTTTCCTCCCGTAGTGTGATTACTGGTGATGCATATAAGGGTGTTAATGAGATTGGTATACCATCGGAGATTGCACAGAGGATTACTTTTGAAGAAAGAGTGAATGAGCACAATGTTAAGTACTTGCAAGAGATGGTGGACAATAATTTGTGCCTAACATACAGGGATGGGTCATCCAGTTATTCATTGCGGGAAGGCTCTAAGGGGCACACATTTCTTAGGCCAGGTCAAGTCGTGCATCGGCGGATTATGGATGGTGACTATGTGTTTATTAATAGGCCGCCCACGACTCATAAGCACTCCCTTCTAGCACTCAGAGTTTATGTACATGATGATCACACTGTAAAGATTAACCCTCTCATTTGTGGGCCTCTGAGTGCGGATTTTGATGGAGATTGTGTGCACCTTTTCTATCCCCAGTCTCTTGCTGCAAAAGCTGAAGTTCTGGAGCTTTTTGCGGTGGACAAGCAGTTGCTCAGTTCCCACAATGGCAAGCTTAACTTGCAACTGGCTACAGATGCACTTTTATCGCTTAAATTGATGtttaagaaatatgtttttgacAAAGCTGCTGCCCAACAACTGGCTATGTTTGTTCCAAATGTCTTGCCACAACCTGCTTTGTTCAAAGGTTATAGTTCTGGGCCTCTTTGGACGGTTATGCAGATTCTGCAATCGGCTATGCCTTCATGTTTCGACTGTTATGGTTTTGATCTCAGCCAGGAGGCTGTGCAACCTTTGTTAAATGAACTCGTGACCTCCATTTTCATTGAGAAGGGTCCAAAGGCTGTCTTGGATTTTTTTGACTCGCTACAGCCCTTGTTGATGGAGGGTTTGCATGCTGAAGGCTTTAGTATTGGTTTGGAAGAATTTGTAATGTCAAGGGAGGCTGTAGGCGTAGAGCAATTGGACTCATCTGTTTGGGGTGATTTAATTGACCTCAAGAGCATTTCAGCAGTCAACAAGGTAGTGCAGCAAATTGGGTTACTTGGTCTTCAGATTTCGGACAAGGGAAA includes the following:
- the LOC119989434 gene encoding pentatricopeptide repeat-containing protein At1g06710, mitochondrial, coding for MSKRALKALLSHSIPTLSSCLRPNLIIPSKTPSKLFSASRQGLFSLVSRFATTPSPPDNLEGLVDADYLAWIENSPVESFSSEEFALLSDSLSDTTDAGSGSQKFEVGKFSNDALLIANGVVSSDDGFGSKTHKFLRQFREKLSANIVIEVLNIVKNPELGVKFFIWAGRQIGYAHTMPVYSALLDRLECDNDDRVPEPFLQEIKGEDKEVLRKLLNILIQKCCRKGLWNVALEELGRLKDFGYRPSRLTYNALVKVFLKANRLDTAHLVYREMSDAGFRMDAATLGSYVNSLCKAGQWREALTLIEKEEFVLDTIIYTHMISGLCEASLFEEAMDFLIRMRASSCIPNGITYRILLCGCLRKRQLGRCKRILNMMITEGCYPAPKIFNSLIHAYCKAGDYSYAYKVLKKMVTCGCQPGYVPYNILIGGICGNVELPSSDALELAETAYSEMFDAGFVLNKINVSNFARCLCSAGRFQKAYNIICEMMMKGFKPDTCTYTNVIGYLCNASKVEKAFLLFEEMKRNGVVPDVYTYTILIDSFCKAGLIEQARNWFDEMVRDGCSPTVVTYTALIHAYLKARKLSNANEVFEMMLSEGCFPNIVTYTALIDGHFKAGEVEKACQIYARMRGADISDVDMYFRDTDDDRKEPNVFTYGALVNGLCKAHKVKEACNLLDAMSVEGCEPNHIVYDALIDGFCKVGKLDEAQEVFAKMSDRGYSPNVYTYSSLIDRLFKDKRLDLVLKVLSKMLENSCAPNVVIYTEMIDGLCKVGKTDEAFRLMQLMEEKGCCPNVVTYTAMIDGFGKAGKVAKCLELLEQMCSRGCAPNYVTYRVLIHHCCAGGLFDDAYKLLEEMKHTYWPRHMASYRKVIEGFSSEFITSLGLLDEMTKDDSVPIIPVYRVMIDSFVKAGRLDEALELLEEIAQLPQFSATSRNTYVLLIESLCLANKVDKAFELYADMIHKGGVPELSTFFHLIKGLIKVNKWEAALQLSDSICQMGVHWLQEEKSDTN